A single region of the Acidobacteriota bacterium genome encodes:
- a CDS encoding TonB-dependent receptor — protein sequence MSTATRPLRFAAALIFLCAAPGMAQEKTSPEPVDEHEHAEADGADHAHEHHSHEFETFSHTVTVTGSWIPGTPEDAAQPVSVLSRDDLEAEGSPSVFDLIRNLPFSLGADLGSEQFGVRAGADRSSLNLRGLGASRSLVLLNGDRLTWSPGAIPDQAQLMVDTNVLPMVAVERVEILRDGGAATYGSDAIAGVMNVITRSHFDGFSFEGKHSVIDGSNGDGEIGLIGGRPFAGGRGHAVGSFGLARRSPIRFLDRHWALTPYADNPRGGWSGTGRPATFYPLSGVPGIRDPNCERVGGAVSSPDSPLCRYQYTAFDNVVQDTRRGQWFTEASWDTEGGWHLGAEVLLARSEVPSWFTSPSYPPSKVMDTSRSMRANNPGLIDMARLYPELYGPYASCDAPYCLWRGDGGAQDAAGIDAAWQEVAWIRGRTFGQEGPLRSYFRESETERIAFDFEGVTGETLWAFRASWSAANRRLEDGDVLDYRLRRALAGLGGLACENQVPNEHDGDGNLSFSLETLRRHAGQGDCRYWIPFSNSIRPHPAVPGVTNPDYDPAFDNGHLFDYLTTVLGTRGETTLFVLEAVASGLLGWNLPGGAAEYAVGAQWRGETYELTPYSVGAAPPRGGALHDMEFYPCPGGPEITSCDNPEGLFVYLPAGFSTEADRGIGSVFGELSLPLASSLDSQLSLRFEDYGGDVGSSLDPKVALRWQATEALALRGSLGTTFRGPTLNQTVSGIAETTRVTIGPIGTAKPVHIHGDPALDPESATTFNTGLVVERSGLAGAGSRLFATLDYWRYDFTDPLVIQPFSALIGLACPPADHPLCDPGSLWFDALTISGATPTIENLDSVSVRIVNGPDIETDGIDFRAEFEADAGRGRLRLGASATYALSWRIDGWELGEAYDAKGRLNFDTSLARPLPELKGRAFAGYSRGSFTGRWNLNYTGSFLQDAPAPWGDDYPVDAHATHDVHVSWSLPGDRATLFASILNLADEDPPLIFRPANYDASTHDPLGRILSIGVRFEL from the coding sequence ATGTCGACGGCCACCCGCCCGTTGCGCTTCGCGGCCGCGCTCATCTTCCTCTGCGCGGCACCCGGGATGGCTCAGGAGAAGACCAGCCCGGAGCCAGTCGACGAGCACGAACACGCCGAGGCCGACGGGGCCGACCACGCGCACGAGCACCACAGCCACGAGTTCGAGACCTTCAGCCATACGGTCACGGTCACCGGTTCCTGGATCCCCGGCACTCCCGAGGACGCGGCGCAGCCGGTTTCCGTCCTGTCGCGCGACGACCTGGAAGCGGAGGGTTCGCCCAGCGTGTTCGACCTCATCCGCAATCTCCCGTTCAGTCTCGGAGCGGACCTCGGCTCCGAGCAGTTCGGCGTGCGCGCCGGCGCGGACCGTTCGAGCCTGAACCTGCGTGGCCTCGGAGCCAGCCGCTCTCTGGTCCTCCTGAACGGGGATCGCCTGACCTGGTCGCCGGGCGCGATCCCCGACCAGGCGCAACTCATGGTCGACACGAACGTTCTTCCGATGGTCGCCGTCGAGCGGGTCGAGATCCTGCGCGACGGCGGCGCGGCGACCTACGGTTCGGACGCGATCGCCGGCGTGATGAACGTGATCACCCGCAGCCACTTCGACGGCTTCTCGTTCGAAGGCAAGCACAGTGTGATCGACGGTTCGAACGGCGACGGCGAGATCGGCCTGATCGGCGGCCGGCCTTTCGCCGGCGGCAGGGGCCATGCCGTCGGGTCGTTCGGCCTGGCGCGGCGCAGCCCCATCCGCTTCCTCGACCGGCACTGGGCGCTCACGCCCTATGCCGACAATCCGCGCGGCGGCTGGTCGGGGACCGGCCGTCCGGCGACGTTCTATCCCCTCTCGGGCGTCCCGGGGATCCGCGACCCGAACTGCGAGCGCGTCGGCGGCGCGGTCAGCAGCCCCGACAGTCCACTCTGCCGCTACCAGTACACGGCATTCGACAACGTGGTGCAGGACACGCGCCGCGGGCAGTGGTTCACCGAAGCCTCCTGGGACACGGAGGGCGGCTGGCACCTGGGCGCCGAGGTCCTGCTCGCCCGCAGCGAGGTGCCGTCGTGGTTCACCTCGCCGTCCTATCCGCCGAGCAAGGTGATGGACACCAGCCGTTCGATGCGGGCGAACAATCCTGGACTGATCGACATGGCCAGGCTGTACCCGGAGCTCTACGGCCCCTATGCCTCCTGCGACGCGCCCTACTGCCTGTGGCGGGGTGACGGAGGCGCCCAGGACGCCGCCGGCATCGACGCCGCCTGGCAGGAGGTGGCCTGGATTCGCGGCCGGACGTTCGGCCAGGAGGGACCGCTGCGGAGCTACTTCCGCGAGTCTGAGACCGAGCGGATCGCCTTCGACTTCGAAGGAGTGACCGGGGAGACCCTGTGGGCGTTCCGCGCCTCCTGGTCGGCCGCGAATCGGAGACTCGAGGACGGCGACGTCCTGGACTACCGCCTGCGCCGCGCGCTGGCGGGGCTCGGCGGCCTTGCCTGCGAGAATCAGGTGCCGAACGAACACGACGGCGACGGCAACCTGAGCTTCTCGCTCGAGACGCTGCGAAGGCACGCCGGCCAGGGCGACTGCAGGTACTGGATCCCCTTCTCCAACTCGATCAGGCCCCACCCCGCCGTGCCTGGCGTCACGAACCCCGACTACGATCCGGCGTTCGACAACGGCCACCTGTTCGACTACCTGACCACGGTCCTCGGGACTCGCGGCGAGACGACCCTGTTCGTGCTGGAAGCCGTGGCCAGCGGCCTGCTGGGGTGGAATCTCCCCGGAGGCGCGGCGGAGTACGCGGTCGGCGCCCAGTGGCGCGGCGAGACCTACGAACTCACGCCCTACTCGGTCGGCGCCGCACCTCCTCGCGGCGGCGCCCTTCACGACATGGAGTTCTATCCCTGCCCGGGCGGCCCGGAGATCACCTCCTGCGACAACCCGGAGGGCCTGTTCGTCTACCTGCCGGCCGGCTTCTCGACCGAGGCCGACCGCGGCATCGGGTCCGTGTTCGGCGAACTCTCGTTGCCGCTGGCCTCCTCGCTCGACAGCCAGCTCTCGCTGCGCTTCGAGGACTACGGCGGGGACGTCGGCTCGAGCCTCGATCCGAAGGTCGCGCTGCGCTGGCAGGCGACCGAAGCGTTGGCGCTGCGCGGTTCGTTGGGGACCACGTTCCGTGGCCCGACGCTCAACCAGACGGTCTCCGGCATCGCCGAGACCACGCGCGTGACGATCGGTCCCATCGGTACCGCGAAGCCGGTCCACATCCACGGCGATCCCGCGCTCGACCCGGAGTCGGCGACGACCTTCAATACCGGCCTGGTGGTCGAGCGGAGCGGTCTGGCCGGTGCCGGCAGCAGACTCTTCGCCACGCTCGACTACTGGCGCTACGACTTCACCGATCCGCTCGTCATCCAGCCCTTCAGCGCCCTGATCGGACTCGCCTGCCCGCCCGCCGACCATCCCCTGTGCGATCCGGGCTCCCTCTGGTTCGACGCCCTGACCATCAGCGGCGCCACGCCGACGATCGAGAATCTCGACTCCGTGTCGGTGCGGATCGTCAACGGGCCGGACATCGAGACCGACGGCATCGACTTCCGGGCAGAGTTCGAGGCCGACGCAGGCCGGGGACGACTTCGCCTGGGCGCGTCGGCCACCTACGCGCTGTCCTGGCGGATCGACGGTTGGGAACTCGGCGAGGCATACGACGCAAAGGGCCGGCTGAACTTCGACACCTCCCTCGCGCGCCCGCTCCCGGAACTCAAGGGCCGCGCCTTTGCCGGCTACTCGCGCGGTTCGTTCACCGGCCGCTGGAACCTGAACTACACCGGTTCCTTCCTCCAGGACGCGCCGGCGCCGTGGGGCGACGACTACCCGGTCGACGCCCACGCCACCCACGACGTCCACGTCTCCTGGTCCCTGCCCGGCGACCGCGCCACGCTCTTCGCCTCGATCCTCAACCTGGCCGACGAGGATCCGCCGCTGATCTTCCGCCCGGCAAACTACGACGCCTCGACGCACGATCCCCTGGGCCGGATCCTCAGTATCGGCGTACGGTTCGAACTCTGA
- a CDS encoding enoyl-CoA hydratase-related protein, which translates to MSNVRLESDGQIARITLTRQVKANALNSATTAALREAVVASAEASPRVVILAGEGVFCGGADIREMEDLDAVGAERFIRGLHRAFLAIREHPAPVVAEVRGAALGAGLELLVSCDLSIAADDAIFGMPEPHVGLPSVIEAALLPHVVGLVRARELLFLGDPIDAAEAARIGLVGEVVPPVDLETAVNAKVERLLRLSPDALSLQKRLIGRWLNLPLDQAVEAGVSAFRAAYGTDGPRREMEKFWRRRE; encoded by the coding sequence ATGTCCAACGTTCGGCTCGAATCCGACGGCCAGATCGCCCGGATCACGTTGACGCGGCAGGTGAAGGCGAACGCTCTCAACTCCGCGACCACCGCGGCGCTGCGCGAAGCCGTCGTCGCGTCGGCCGAGGCGAGCCCACGCGTCGTGATCCTCGCCGGTGAGGGCGTCTTCTGCGGCGGCGCCGACATCCGCGAGATGGAGGATCTAGATGCAGTCGGTGCCGAGCGCTTCATCCGCGGGCTGCACCGGGCCTTCCTGGCCATCCGCGAGCATCCGGCGCCGGTGGTTGCCGAGGTGCGCGGAGCGGCCCTGGGCGCGGGCCTGGAACTCCTCGTCTCCTGCGACCTGTCGATCGCGGCGGACGACGCGATCTTCGGGATGCCGGAACCCCATGTCGGCCTGCCTTCGGTCATCGAGGCGGCCCTGCTGCCTCACGTCGTGGGCCTCGTCCGGGCCCGGGAGCTGCTGTTCCTGGGCGATCCCATCGACGCCGCCGAGGCTGCGCGGATCGGGCTGGTCGGTGAGGTCGTTCCGCCCGTGGATCTCGAGACGGCGGTGAACGCCAAGGTCGAGCGGTTACTGCGACTCAGCCCCGACGCCTTGTCGCTGCAGAAGCGCCTGATCGGCCGCTGGCTCAACCTGCCGCTGGATCAGGCAGTGGAGGCCGGTGTCTCGGCGTTCCGGGCCGCTTACGGCACGGACGGACCCAGGAGGGAGATGGAGAAGTTCTGGCGGCGCCGGGAGTAG
- a CDS encoding glutathione S-transferase — protein sequence MARPYRIFGGELSPYSIKVRSYFRYKGIPHEWIPRSPANQDEFRRYARLPLVPLVVTPDDRGMQDSTPIIEAMEAEFPEPSIHPPDPTAAFVSVLLEEFGDEWGNKWMFHYRWARPADQESGARRIAQGMNPGADEETLTAMTAQVRERMVPRVWFVGSNEQTAPQIEQSFLDTVDLIEAHLDGRDYLFGGRPAFGDFGVGFQMHQAWTDPTPGRLLEERAPRTVAWVNRLVDPTANGEFEDWPSLSPTLTPLLEQQVGAIFLPWSVANATAIAGGQDEFSIDLGSGEWTQKPQKYHARSLAALRGKYGELPEREEIDAVLESTGCLRWLAASW from the coding sequence ATGGCCCGACCCTACCGAATCTTCGGCGGAGAACTCTCTCCGTACTCCATCAAGGTCCGCTCCTACTTCCGCTACAAGGGAATCCCCCACGAATGGATCCCCCGCAGTCCGGCCAACCAGGACGAATTCCGGCGCTACGCCAGGCTGCCCCTGGTGCCGCTCGTCGTCACACCCGACGACCGCGGCATGCAGGACTCGACGCCGATCATCGAGGCGATGGAGGCCGAGTTCCCCGAACCCTCGATCCACCCGCCGGACCCGACCGCGGCCTTCGTCTCCGTGCTGCTCGAGGAGTTCGGCGATGAGTGGGGCAACAAGTGGATGTTCCACTACCGCTGGGCGCGGCCCGCGGACCAGGAGTCCGGTGCCCGCCGCATCGCCCAGGGCATGAACCCCGGCGCCGACGAAGAGACCCTCACGGCGATGACCGCCCAGGTCCGGGAGCGGATGGTTCCCCGCGTCTGGTTCGTCGGCTCGAACGAGCAGACCGCGCCCCAGATCGAGCAGTCGTTTCTCGACACGGTCGACCTGATCGAGGCCCACCTCGACGGCCGCGACTATCTGTTCGGGGGCCGTCCGGCGTTCGGCGACTTCGGCGTGGGCTTCCAGATGCACCAGGCCTGGACGGACCCGACGCCTGGCCGGCTGCTCGAGGAGCGGGCGCCCCGCACCGTCGCCTGGGTGAACCGCCTGGTCGACCCGACCGCGAACGGCGAGTTCGAGGACTGGCCATCCCTCTCGCCGACCCTGACGCCGCTTCTCGAACAGCAGGTTGGCGCGATCTTCCTGCCATGGAGCGTCGCCAACGCGACCGCCATCGCCGGCGGCCAGGACGAGTTCTCGATCGACCTCGGCAGCGGCGAGTGGACCCAGAAGCCGCAGAAGTACCATGCCAGGTCCCTGGCGGCACTCCGCGGCAAGTACGGCGAGCTCCCGGAGCGCGAAGAGATCGACGCGGTGCTGGAATCGACCGGCTGCCTGCGGTGGCTCGCGGCCTCCTGGTGA